Proteins encoded by one window of Deltaproteobacteria bacterium:
- a CDS encoding tetratricopeptide repeat protein — protein MSLLQDALRRAQKTGDGPSQLPLGPLPGGAAGRPKTRVKLLIGVLAAAFVVGAGGVLLLSRMGAAPPAQPPASPVAAPPAPVAPPPAPQAAAPPAPPASVPAKPAAKNAPSRRFPARRAAPAAAAADPAVVLPPSEAPVERKETAGTAKDPVLETFNAGVAALERGDAEGAARRFREATASSPTLVEGWNGLGLSLLRQGKFGDADAAFTRVLALSPRYVPGLVNAGLLRLAEGRVEESAALFARASEMSPGASAPRVNLAVAQARLGRLGEAEETLLSARRRFPGNADVLYHLGTVYDRMGDRGRSAEAYSAFLSASAGARPALEERVRERLRGIR, from the coding sequence GTGAGCCTCCTGCAGGACGCCCTTCGACGGGCGCAAAAGACGGGGGACGGGCCGTCACAGCTCCCCCTCGGACCGCTTCCGGGAGGGGCCGCCGGACGTCCGAAGACGCGCGTGAAGTTGTTGATCGGCGTCCTCGCCGCCGCCTTCGTCGTCGGCGCCGGGGGAGTCCTCCTCCTGTCCCGCATGGGCGCGGCGCCGCCCGCGCAACCTCCTGCGTCCCCGGTCGCGGCGCCGCCCGCTCCGGTCGCACCGCCGCCGGCGCCCCAGGCCGCAGCGCCGCCGGCCCCTCCCGCATCCGTTCCGGCGAAACCGGCGGCGAAAAACGCTCCATCGCGGCGTTTTCCGGCGCGGCGGGCCGCCCCGGCCGCGGCCGCGGCGGATCCGGCCGTCGTCCTTCCCCCGTCCGAGGCGCCGGTCGAGAGAAAGGAAACCGCGGGGACGGCGAAGGATCCGGTCCTGGAAACGTTCAACGCGGGGGTGGCGGCCCTCGAACGGGGCGATGCGGAAGGCGCGGCCCGCCGGTTCCGCGAGGCGACCGCGTCGTCGCCGACGCTCGTGGAAGGCTGGAACGGCCTCGGCCTCTCCCTTCTTCGCCAGGGGAAGTTCGGCGACGCCGACGCGGCGTTCACGCGCGTGCTGGCCCTCTCTCCCCGCTACGTTCCCGGCCTGGTCAACGCCGGGCTGCTTCGGCTCGCGGAGGGGAGGGTGGAGGAGAGCGCCGCCCTCTTCGCCCGGGCCTCCGAGATGTCCCCCGGCGCGTCCGCTCCCCGCGTGAACCTCGCCGTGGCCCAGGCGCGGCTGGGGAGGCTCGGGGAAGCCGAGGAGACGCTGTTGTCCGCCAGGCGCCGGTTTCCCGGGAACGCGGACGTCCTCTACCACCTAGGCACCGTGTACGACCGGATGGGGGATCGCGGGAGGAGCGCGGAGGCGTACTCGGCGTTCCTGTCCGCCTCCGCCGGTGCGAGGCCGGCCCTCGAGGAGCGCGTCCGGGAGCGGCTGCGCGGCATCCGGTGA
- a CDS encoding AAA family ATPase, whose translation MYEEYFRLKEKPFSLTPDPEFLFLSDSHQQALEHLLFGLESGEGFIVVTGDIGVGKTTVCRALLRRIPERFTTALVVNTLLTEKELLRTILGDFGVDVPDGTRKDLLDALNRFLLAEAAADRRPVLIIDEAQNLAAPLLEQVRLLSNLETEKRKLLQIVLFGQRELQEKLALPELRQFNQRVTVRARILPLSARETSRYVHHRLSVAGASGGAFLSPAAEKLLFRRSKGVPRRINQLCDRALLAACLRSAARVEREDVVRAVASLADAGGAAAGPWRWLRWKGGWA comes from the coding sequence ATGTACGAGGAATACTTTCGCCTGAAGGAGAAGCCGTTCTCGCTCACGCCGGACCCGGAGTTCCTCTTCCTGTCCGACAGCCACCAGCAGGCGCTCGAGCACCTGCTCTTCGGCCTGGAATCGGGAGAAGGGTTCATCGTGGTCACCGGCGATATCGGCGTCGGGAAGACCACCGTGTGCCGCGCGCTGCTCCGCCGGATTCCGGAGCGGTTCACGACGGCCCTGGTCGTCAACACCCTCCTCACCGAGAAGGAGCTGCTCCGCACGATCCTCGGCGATTTCGGCGTGGATGTGCCCGACGGGACGCGGAAGGACCTCCTGGACGCGTTGAACCGCTTCCTGCTCGCCGAGGCGGCGGCCGATCGGCGGCCGGTCCTCATCATCGACGAGGCGCAGAACCTAGCCGCCCCGCTCCTGGAGCAGGTCCGCCTGCTCTCGAACCTGGAGACCGAGAAGCGGAAGCTCCTCCAGATCGTCCTGTTCGGCCAGAGGGAGCTGCAGGAGAAGCTCGCGCTTCCGGAGCTGCGGCAGTTCAACCAGCGCGTCACCGTCCGCGCGCGGATCCTTCCGCTTTCCGCCCGGGAAACGTCCCGGTACGTCCACCATCGGCTGAGCGTCGCGGGCGCCTCCGGCGGGGCGTTCCTCTCCCCGGCGGCGGAGAAGCTCCTCTTTCGACGGTCGAAGGGCGTTCCCCGGCGGATCAACCAGCTGTGCGACCGTGCGCTCCTGGCGGCCTGCCTGCGGAGCGCGGCCCGCGTGGAGCGCGAGGACGTGGTACGCGCCGTGGCTTCGCTGGCCGACGCCGGCGGCGCGGCCGCGGGTCCGTGGCGCTGGCTCCGCTGGAAAGGAGGGTGGGCGTGA
- a CDS encoding secretin N-terminal domain-containing protein, which translates to MKTLVVAVIGLTAVGFGCAKSQVVRKSPPPPVTVAREAPPAAPAPAASAAKPSPLPDAPVEGVEEARRSPAEFRKPSRRYTLVMTGADARELFLSLARENDFNLVLSPEVGGTVTLDIKEATAEELMDEVCGMLGCRAAFTGNTVRVAPAKRHTRVFPVDYLLTGRTGQGSLMASTSATGSSTGASSESQSTNSVTTEEKGDFWGGLAEEVGAFLSPGGGKVIVNRTAGTVTVTDYPENLEQVARHLRGLEARVRAGVVIEAKIFEVTLDDETKYGIDWSALPDLSSLSLSGSLSAGAAATQSLSTGATAIQIGVAGSKFNAFLDAQAKAGNLNVLSAPKVSTLNNQKAIIRIGRQDVFFRAIVTPASTTSAAFTTFTPDSVTEGIVLSVTPQIGQDGRIMLSIHPSITEKVGTATAPDRNTAPILDIRETNTVVSVADGETVFIGGLMQERTQETVTSVPILGDIPYVGALFRSNDQTKKKTELVILISPRVIRTTEGAEVAAAERERLENLTRGHRIGGRPWLYGTEGERETLRPWN; encoded by the coding sequence GTGAAAACCCTGGTAGTTGCCGTGATCGGCCTGACGGCGGTGGGCTTCGGATGTGCGAAGTCCCAGGTGGTCCGGAAATCGCCCCCTCCGCCGGTGACGGTGGCGCGGGAGGCCCCGCCGGCCGCGCCGGCGCCCGCCGCGTCCGCCGCGAAGCCGTCTCCGCTTCCCGATGCGCCCGTGGAGGGGGTCGAGGAGGCACGTCGGTCCCCCGCCGAGTTCCGCAAGCCGTCGCGGCGGTACACCCTCGTGATGACGGGGGCCGACGCGCGGGAGCTGTTCCTGTCGCTGGCGCGGGAGAACGACTTCAACCTCGTCCTTTCGCCGGAGGTGGGCGGGACGGTGACGCTCGACATCAAGGAGGCGACCGCGGAGGAGCTGATGGACGAGGTGTGCGGGATGCTCGGCTGCCGGGCGGCGTTCACCGGGAACACGGTTCGGGTCGCCCCCGCGAAGCGGCACACGCGGGTCTTCCCCGTCGACTACCTGCTCACGGGCCGCACCGGCCAGGGGTCGCTCATGGCGTCCACCTCCGCCACCGGCAGCAGCACCGGCGCGTCGAGCGAGAGCCAGAGCACGAACAGCGTCACGACGGAGGAGAAGGGGGATTTCTGGGGCGGGCTGGCCGAGGAGGTCGGGGCGTTCCTCTCCCCCGGCGGCGGGAAGGTGATCGTCAACCGGACCGCTGGGACCGTCACGGTGACCGACTACCCGGAGAACCTCGAGCAGGTCGCGCGCCACCTCCGGGGGCTCGAGGCGCGGGTCCGCGCGGGGGTCGTGATCGAGGCGAAGATCTTCGAGGTGACCCTGGACGACGAGACGAAGTACGGCATCGACTGGTCCGCGCTGCCGGACCTCTCCTCCCTTTCCCTCTCGGGGTCGCTCTCCGCCGGGGCGGCCGCAACCCAGTCCCTCTCCACCGGGGCGACGGCGATCCAGATCGGAGTGGCCGGTTCGAAGTTCAACGCGTTCCTGGACGCGCAGGCGAAGGCGGGGAACCTGAACGTCCTCTCCGCGCCGAAGGTGTCCACCCTGAACAACCAGAAGGCGATCATCCGGATCGGGCGGCAGGACGTGTTCTTCCGGGCGATCGTCACCCCCGCCAGCACGACCTCCGCCGCCTTCACGACGTTCACCCCCGACAGCGTCACCGAGGGAATCGTCTTGAGCGTGACGCCGCAGATCGGGCAGGACGGGCGGATCATGCTGTCCATCCACCCGTCGATCACGGAAAAGGTCGGGACCGCGACCGCGCCGGACAGGAACACCGCGCCGATCCTCGACATCCGGGAGACGAACACGGTGGTCTCCGTGGCGGACGGGGAGACGGTCTTCATCGGAGGGCTCATGCAGGAACGGACGCAGGAGACCGTCACATCGGTCCCGATCCTGGGAGACATCCCGTACGTCGGGGCGCTGTTCCGGTCGAACGATCAGACGAAGAAGAAGACCGAGCTGGTGATCCTCATCTCGCCGCGGGTCATCCGGACGACGGAGGGTGCGGAGGTCGCCGCCGCGGAGCGGGAGCGGCTGGAGAACCTTACGCGCGGGCATCGGATCGGAGGGCGGCCGTGGCTGTACGGCACGGAGGGGGAGCGGGAAACGCTCCGCCCCTGGAACTGA